In Fusobacterium sp. FSA-380-WT-3A, the DNA window CCAAACCAACCAAAAATAAACATACCATTACCAAAAATATTTAATAAATTGACACCTATATTTACAAACAACATTTGTTTTGGATTTCCATGGCTTTTCATTACAGCTCCACAAGTAAGAGTTACAGCTTGAAATATGCACATTCCTCCAACCAATTTAAAATAAGTTTTTCCTATTCCAATAAGTTCTACAGGTAATTTTATATTCTCTAAAATTTGTTGTGAAAATCCAAAATACACTCCTCCTAATAATAAGCCTAATATTAAATTTACTATCAAAGAAACTGTTATTACTTCATGAACTTTTTTCTTATTTTTTGCCCCTATATACTGAGCACATAAAATAGTAGTGGCCAAATTTACAAATCCAAAAAGAACATTTTGAATATTTAAGACCTGACTTATTCCACCTACGGCTCCAACAGCATCATCACTATAATGTTTTAACATTATAGTATCTATATTTCCCACTATAGTTACAAGAAGTAATTCTAAAAAAATAGGAATTGTCAAAGATATTAAAGATTTTATTTTTATTTTACTCATTTTTTCTCCTAAATTTTATTATTCAAAAAAAATAAGGACTACTCCTTTGAGTATCCTCATTTTTTATTTTCCACAAATAATTTTATCAAAAAAATTATTTTTATTCAAGATATTTAAATTTATTTTTTATGATTTTCTACATATGTTTTTAATCTTTCTAAAGCTATTCCTAATCTATCAATTTCAGAAACTAGAGAAATTCTAAAATATTTTTCTAATCCAAAAGATATTCCAGGAACTAAGGCTACTTGAACTTCTTTTAATACATCCATTGCAAAATCAAAAGAGTTTAAATCTGATATATTTGAATAATCAGCAAATATATAGAAAGCCCCTTTAGGTTTTACAACTTTAAAACCTAATTTAGAAAGTCCCTCTGCCATAAATTCAGCTCTTTCTTTATAAATTTTTCTTACATGTGACCTATCAGAATATTTTGTTAAAGCTGATTGAGCTGCTGCTATTGATACAGCCATTGGTGAACTTAAAGTAAATAATGTTGTATTTAAAAATGGTTTTCTATATTCTAATGGTAATATTGTATAACCAATTCTCCATCCTGTCATTGAGTGAGATTTTGAAAATCCATTTATTATTATTAATTTATCTTTTATTTTATCAAAACTTGCAAATGATGTAAATTCTCCAAAAGAAAGTTCACTATAAATTTCATCAGCTACTACAAATATATCTTTATCAGCTAAATAATTAACAATATTATTTATTTCTTCATAATCCATTACATTTCCAGTTGGGTTACAAGGATTACAGAATAAAACTATTTTTGTTTTATCTGTAATATATTTTTCTAAAAGTTCTGGTGTTACTTTGAAGTCTGTTTTAGATATGTCAACAAATACAGGTTTAGCATAACACATTTCTATCATTGGTAGATATCCTGCATAAAATGGAACAAAAACAATTACTTCATCATCCACATTTAAAAGTGCTCTAAAACATGAAGATATAGCTTCTGAAGCTCCAACATTAACTATTACATTGTCAGCTACAAATGAACATCCACATTTTTTGTTGTAATAATCTGCAATTGTTTTTCTAATTTCTGGTCCTCCTCCTGTTGGTGGATAACCTAATTTATGTGTTAAAGCATAATTACAAGCATCTTCTACTATTCCTTTTTCTGTAAGAATATCTGGTTCTCCTATAGTTAAATCAATAGAATTTTCATATTTTCTAGATTCTTCATTAAGTAATCTGATTAAAGAATACTTAAGTTTTGCTACATTCTGGTTTATTACCATAAATAAAACTCCTCCTACATTTTGTTTTTTATTTTCTTAAATCATCAACTAATTGAGTTTTTTCTAATGTTTTTTCATCAACAGTTTTTATAACTTTAGCTGGATTTCCTGTTACTACAGCTCCTGCTGGTACATCTTCTATTACTACAGCCCCTGCTCCAACAACAGCTCCTTTTCCAATTCTAACACCTTCTATAACAACAGCATTAGCTCCTATTAAAACTCCATCTTCTACTATAACAGGTGTTGCTGAAGGTGGTTCAACTACTCCAGCCAATACAGCTCCTGCTCCTATATGACAATTTTTTCCAACAGTAGCTCTTCCTCCTAATACAGCTCCCATATCTATCATTGTTCCATCTCCAATAATAGCTCCTATATTAATAACTGCTCCCATCATTATAACTGCATTATCACCTATTGTAACTTTATCTCTTATTACTGCTCCTGGCTCTATTCTAGCATTGATATTTCTTATATCAAGCATAGGAACTCCAGAATTTCTTCTGTCATTTTCTATATATACATCTTTTATAGTTTCTTTATTATTTTCTAATATTTTTTCTATTTCTGTTGATTCTCCTATAATTATATAAGAACCATCACCTTTAAAAACTTTAGCTGAAGTTTCTAAATTATTTAGTTCTCCATTTATATAAGCTTTAACAGGTGTTTTTTTAGTAGAATTTTTTATAAATGCTATTATTTCTTCTACTGTATTTACTCCGTTCATCTGTCCTCCTAATTATAAATTACTAAATATATCTTTCATGCTGTAAAGACCAGGCTCTTTTCCTACAAGAAATTTTGAAGCTTTAATAGCCCCTATTCCAAATATTTTTTTAGAAAGAGCTGTATGTTTTATCTCTATTATTTCATCATTTCCACAAAATAAAACAGAATGCTCTCCAACTATTGTTCCACCTCTAACAACATGAACCCCTATTTCATTTTCTTCTCTTTTTTTAATTCCTTCTCTTCCATAAACTCTTTCCATTTTTTCAGAACAACCTTTTTCTATAACTTCCAACATAGTTTTTGCTGTTCCACTAGGTGAGTCAACTTTTTTATTATGATGTTTTTCTATAAGTTCTATATCATAATTTCCATATAAAATTGGAACTATTCTTTCTAATATATCTTGCATTAAATTTACACCTAAAGACATATTTGAAGATATTAAAATAGGAATTTTTTTTGAAGTTTCCTTTATTTTTTCTAAAACCTCATCAGAGTATCCTGTAGTAGCTATTACTAAAGGAATTCTATTTTTTTCTGAATAATTTAATAAACTTTCTAATCTAGAAAAATGAGAAAAATCTATAATGACATCTCCTTTTTCTATCGTAAGTTCATCAGCAAAACCTGTAATTTTTATCTCTTTATCTTGAGAAGCTAAGTCTGAAACTACTGTTCCCATAGCTCCTGTTCCATGTATAATTAACTCCATTTTTTTACCTCATGTCTTTCTATTATTTCATATAATTTTTCTTTATTTTCTTGATACATTTCTCCTAGAGGTAATCTACATTGTCCAACTTCATATCCTAAATAATTCATTGCCTCTTTTACAGGAACTGGATTTGTCTCTATAAACATTCCATTAGATAATCCATTATATCCTAATTGTAATCTACAAGCTTCTTTTATATCACCATTTAAAAAGCTCATTACCATATTATGAATAATTTCAGGAATAATATTAGCTGATACAGATATTACTCCTTTTCCTCCTACTGATAAAATAGGAACTGTTAAATCATCATTTCCTGAATATATATCAAGCTCTGGAACTTGTCTTGCTACTTCTGTAGTATAAGACATATTTCCACTAGCCTCTTTTATAGCTACAATATTTTCAATACAAGCTAATCTTTTTAAAAGATTTATAGATAAATTTACACCAGTTCTACCAGGTACATTATACAATATTATTGGTAATTTTACAACTGAGGCTATTGATTTATAGTGTTCATATATTCCATTTTCATTTCCTTTATTATAATAAGGAGTAACTACTAATAGAGCATCTACACCTAATTCTTCAACTTTCTTACTAAACTCTACAGCTGTTTTTGTACAGTTAGAACCTGTTCCAGCTATTACTGGTATTCTTTTATTAATTTTTTCTACAGTAAATTTTATAACTTCTAATCTCTCTTCTTCTGTCATTGTTGAAGCTTCTCCTGTAGTTCCAACCACAACTATAGCATCTGTTTTATTTTCTAAATGAAATTCTAATAATTCCTCTAATTTTTTATAATTTACTTGATTATCTTTTGTAAAAGGTGTTACTAAGGCTACACCTGAACCAGTAAAAATTGACATTTTTATCTCCTTAAGCTAATTTATTTTTTATATCTCTAAATAATTCTGCTATTTGAACAGCATTAGTAGCTGCCCCTTTTCTTATATTATCTGCTACAGTCCATAAGTTTACACTATTTTCTGTACTGAAATCTCTTCTTATTCTTCCTACTAAAACTTTATCTTGTCCACTAGCTTCTGTAGCTAAAGGATATTCATTATTTTTAGGATTATCTACTAATATAATTCCTTCATATTCTCCAATAACTTTTTTTACTTCTTCTATATCAAATTCACTATTAAGCTCAGCTGTAATTGATACTGAGTGAGAATTTATAACTGGAACTCTTACACAAGTAGCTGTTACAGGTAAATCAGGAAGTTCTAATATTTTTCTTGTTTCATTTATCATTTTTATTTCTTCTTTTGTATATCCGTTATCCATAAATACATCTATATGAGGTAAACAGTTATTTACAATTTGATGTGGATAAACTTTAGGAGCTAATCCTTTTAATCCATTTTGTAAATCCTCTACACCTTTTTGTCCTGTACCTGATACAGCTTGATATGTATTATATATTACTCTTTTTAATCCATATTTTTCAGCTAAAGCTTTTAATGGAGCCATACATTGAATTGTTGAACAGTTTGGGTTTGCTATAATTCCATGATTTGTAAACGCTGCCTCTTTATTAACTTCTGGTACAACTAATGGAACCTCTGGGTCCATTCTCCAAGCTGAAGAGTTATCAACTACTAAACATCCTTTTGAAGCTGCTATTGGAGCATATTTTTTACTTATATCTCCACCAGCTGAAAATAGAGCTATATCAATCCCTCTATCAAAACTATTTTCTGTTAATTCTTCTACTGTATATTCTTTTCCTCTAAAAGTTATTTTTTTACCAGCACTTCTTGCTGAAGCAAATAAATATAACTCTGTTATTCCTAAATCTCTTTCCTCTAAAACTTTTAAAAATGTACTTCCCACTAATCCTGTAGCTCCTACAATAGCAACTCTCATATTTATCCTCCTCAAATTATTCTCTATAAATTAAATTCTTCTGCTACTACTTCTACTGCTTTATTTATATCTTTTCTTTCTATACTACATGAAACACTTATCTCTGATGTTGTTACTTGATAAAAATTTATTCCTGCTCTACTTAAAGCTGAGAAAAATTTACCAGATACTCCAGAGTTATTTATCATTCCTACGCCTACTATTGAAATCATTGCTAAGTTATCATTATATCCTAACTCTATACAAGGTAATTCCACTTTTATTCTTTCAATAGCTTGGTCTAATAAATATTTTTCTCCCTCTACACAACTAAATGATATTTTAGCTTTATTATCATTTGAAACATTTTGAGAAATCATATTTATATTTAATCCTACTTCATTAATTATTGTAAATATTTTTGCTATTTTTTCACTAGAATAATTAATATTTGAAAGAGTTGTTACTATTATCTCTTTTGTTATACTAATTCCTGTTACTAATTTATCCTCTAATACGTCATTCATATCCATTATCCAAGTTCCTCCTGTTTCACTTAAAGTTTTTCCAACAAAAATAGGTATATTATATTTTTTTCCAATTTCTACAGCTCTAGTTTCCATAACTCCAGCTCCTAAATTAGCCATTTCCATCATTTCTTCATAAGAAATTTTATCTAAAAACTTAGCATTTTTATAAAGTCTTGGGTCAACACTATAAATTCCCTCAACATCTGTATATATTCTACATTCACATTTTAGAGAAGCAGCTAAGGCAACAGCACTTGTATCTGAACCTCCCCTTCCTAATGTAGTTATATCTCCGTGGTCATTTATTCCTTGAAATCCAGCTACTATAACAACATTATTATCTTTTAAATATTCTTCTATTTTTTCTGTATCAATATTTTTGATTTTACTTTTTGTATGAACTCCTACAGTTTTTACATTAGCTTGATACCCTGTTAATGATACAGCTTTTTGTCCCAAAGAATTTATAGCTATTGACAATAGAGAAACTGTTTGTTGTTCTCCTGTAGATAAAAGTGAATCTAGTTCTCTTTGATTTGGTGAATCAGAGATTTCTTTTGCCATAGCAATAAGGGCATTTGTTGTTTTTCCCATTGCTGAAGCAACAACTATAATTTCATCATATTTTGTTTTCTTTAAGTTCACTACATATTCAGCTATTGCTTTAATTTTTTCAATAGTTGCTACGCTAGAACCACCATATTTTAATACTACTCTCATATATTATCTCCTTTTTTATTTTAAAATAAAAAACCAACAGACTTATCTGTTGGTTTATATTTCATTTTGAGATAATATAATTTATTTTTAGTATCACAACAATGAATAACACAACAGAAAGCACAACATTGAATATCAATGACAGTTATATGGATATTCTCCATATTCCCAACCTAAAAATCCTCCCTATAATTTTTAGATTTCGGCAAAATCCCCTTTCATTATATCTCAAAGTTAGGTAACTCAACATAATTACTTTTGTCATTTGCTCCTCAATCCGTTTCTTATTTTATTGTTGTCATTTTATAACAATTTCTATAAAAAATAAAATATAAATTTTATATCTTAAACTATATATTATATAAATTTATTTTTTATAATTTTTATTGTTTTATAGATTTTTTTTTGCTATAATTCTTATTAATTAATTTATGGAGGTTTTTATGAATAATTTAATTTTAAATAATATAGATAAATTTAATGATTGGTTTATAAAAGTTAGAAGAGATTTACATAAAATCCCTGAGTTAGATTTTGATTTACCAAAAACTACAAAATATATTTCTTCAACTTTAGATGAACTTAATATAAATTATAAAACAAATATTGGAAAAAGTGGAATTGTAGCTGATATTCCTGGAAAAGATTCTACTATTACCATTGCTTTAAGAGGAGACATTGATGCCTTACCAATATTAGAAAATAATGATTTTGAATTTAAGTCTGAGCATGTTGGAAAAATGCATGCTTGTGGACATGATGTTCATAACACAGTTTTATTAGGAGTAGCCAAAATTTTATCAGAAATAAAAGATGAAATTCCTTGTAATATCAGACTTATTTTTCAACCAGCAGAAGAAACTACTGGTGGGGCTCTTCCAATGATAGAAGAGGGAGTTTTAGAAAATGTAAATGCTATATTTGGACTTCATGTTGACCCTTTTGTAAATGTTGGAAGTATAGGTATTAAATATGGACCTATGTTTGCTTCTTCTTGTGGAGTAAAAATAAAAGTTATAGGAAAAAGTACTCACGGAGCCTTTCCAAGTGAGGGAGTTGATGCTATAGTTACTACAGCTCAAATTATTAGTTCTATCCAATCTATTGTTTCTAGAAATACAGATGCTAGAGATTCTGTAGTTATAACTTTTGGTACTATTAAGGGAGGAACAAAAGAAAATATAGTAGCTGGAGAAGTTGAAGTTACAGGAATTTTAAGAACTCTTTCTACTGAAAGCAGAGAATACAATAAACAAAGAATTAAAGAAATGAGTGAATTTGTAGCAAAAGGATATGGAGCTACAGCTATTGTTAATTTTAGAAATAGTTATAATGCTTTAATAAATCATGATGAATATGTGGATATTGTCAAAGAAGTTGGAAATGAAGTTTTAGGAAAAGAAAATGTTATTACTAAAAAATATTCAGAAATGGGGGCAGAAGATTTTTCTTATTATCTTGAAAGAGTTCCTGGAGCTTTCTTTTATTTAGGTGTTAGAAATGAAAGTATTGGAGCTTGTGAGCCATTACATAATGACAAATTTATGATAGATGAAAATGCTATTAAAATTGGAGTTAAAATCCAAATAGCTAATATTTTCAAAGCTTATGAAAATTTAAAAAATAATTTAAAATAAAGGTGAAAATATGTGGGAAATCTTAGAAATAATCTTTTTTATAATATTATTAATATTTATTTTTCAAAATGTGAAAAGGAGAAACAAAATTAGAGCTGGAGAAAAACTTACAGGAAAAATTGTTGAAGTTACTCCTCTAAAAAGACTGATAATTGAAATTGGAAATAAAAAAGAAAAAAAGAAAGTTCAAACCTTAGAATCAGGTTTATTTCAATATTCTAAAAAAAATATTGGTGAAAAAATTGAAGTTTATTATAACAAAGAAATCTACAATAAATGTTCATTGGTAGAATTTAATAAATGGGATTTAAAAAAATCTATAAAATTTTTCTTAATTTTTGTTATAATTTATACTGTCATTTGGATTTTTATTAATATAATTTAGTAAAAAAGGATTGTTATATTTTAATGACTCTGAAAATTCTTAGATAACTAAGAAATTAGAAACATTTTATTATAACAATCCTTTTATTGCTTAATTTATAAAATTTTCATTTATTAATTTTTATAATATTTAATAATTTTTTATTAAAATTTATAAATTAATTTTCTATTTAATTATTTTTCACTTCTAGGTAAATCTCCTATAGTACAAATACGTCCATTTCTTCTTCCAATATCATCAATAATCTCATCATTTTTACTTTCATCTTTTGTAATTCCACAAGCACTTTTAGCTATATTTTGAAGATGTTTCCAATCTGTAAATGAACGAGCCATTACTGTAGAAGCTTCTTGGTTTCCTCCACCATGAAGAGCCATTGCTGTCCAGTTAGAACCTCTAACCATATGCTCTATGAAACGAACTGCTCTTAATCTATCAAAAGAATCATATTCTGGATTTCCAGGATTAAAAGCTCTCCTACAAATTTCTCCAATTTCTGGTGAACGCATATCAAATTCTGAAGGAGCTGTTTCTCCAAATCCAGCAATAATGTCTCTAGCATAACGAACAGCATCAAAAGGCATTTTTGTACAAGTATATTTACATGTATGAGATAATAATGGATTAGGTATCCAGAAACCACTTGGATGCTTAAAACCTTCTACTCCTGAAGCTATCGATAGAGCATATACAGTTTCTGCTACCATAGCCATCTCTGTAAGTTTTGTTTTTATATGTCCTGCCTTTTGAACTCCTACCATTTCTGTTATTAAACTAGCTGCTCCACAAAGAGCTGAACATCCACCAGCTTTACATCCACCAGCTGTTAGACGGTGAACAGCTGTAAAATAACTTAGAAGACGACCAACATACTTAGTTTCTCCACACATAAATACTCTTTCATTAGGTACAAATACTTTATCAAAATAAACCATTGCTTGATGGTCAGCGTATTTTTTACCTAAATCTATACCTTCTATATCTCCTCCTACTTCAAAGAATCTTTTATCTTGAGGTGTACGTCCTAAAACAAAAGTGATATTTGGAGAATCAGCTGGTATAGCACATGCTAAAGCAAAATCTTTATCTTCTGGTTGCATAGCTGTTGTAGGTACTATAATAATTTCATGAGCAAATAAAATACCTGTTTGATTACATTTGTATCCACTAATTACAATACCATCATCTCTTATTTCATCAATGTGAACATAAGAATCTCTATCTGGTTGTTTATGTGGTGGTAAAGTTCTTAATCCTTTTACATCAGTAACTGTAACTGTACAAGTTAAATCATTTTTTTGAACATAATCTAAAAATTTCATAAACCTATCAAAATAATTAGTTCCTAAATCTTGATCCATATCATAAGTACATGGTCCTAAACCAGCAAAAGCTTCTGACCCTGTACAACGATGAGTACAACATCCTATAACTTCAGCTAAAGCTCTAGCTGCTCTTGTTTTTCTATTAGCATCTTCTGGAGAACCTAAAGGTGCATTGTAAATACTAACATCTTCTCCATTTAAATGAGATTTAACTGTTATTAATTCTTTCCAATTAGGATTACTTTGTAATTCATATACTTTAGATATTGCATTAAAGCTAGCAGATAATACAGGATATGTAGTCAAGTCTTCTATTTTTTTTCCTAAAAACCAAACATTCATAGGTTTTCTTGCTCTGATACTATTTTGATATTCTTCTCTTGTCATTAGTCCCATAATCATACCTCCTTTTAATCCAATTAACTAATATATATTTTTACATATTTTGACGTTAAAAAAGAACTAAAAGTTTTATTATCAGCATAATAATTTTATATTGAAACATTTAAATTTTATCATATTGAGGAAATAATATGTTATAAATCCTCTTCCTCTTTTCCTAATCTTTTTCTTTCATACATTCTTCCCATATAAAAAGCTATAATCCCAACTCCTATAGCAGTTTGAAGACAGAAAAATAAACTCTCTACTTCTCCAGGTAGCTCTCCACCTATTGCTTTTTCTAAAATTGGAGTAAACCATGGTTCATATTCATTATTTATATTTTCTATCATTATACTACCTGCATTATCAGAACCACCAAATTCTGCATTTTTTAAAATGAAAATGGGAGAGAATACTATTAATATTACTATGATTAATAAAGTTATTACTATTTTTTTATCTTTTTTCATAAACTTCTCCTTTAAAATCCTATATTCTTTAATTCTTTTCTAGCATAGTTTTCAAGTCCAATTATAATAATAACTGTTAATATTCCCTCTATAATAGCAAGAGGTAATTGAGTTGGAGCAAATACTCCTAAAAATTTTATACTTGAAACTAAAAATCCCCCCTCTGTTGATGGAAATGCTAATCCTAATTGCAAACTTGTTACACAATAAGTTATTAAATCTCCTAACATAGCTCCAAAAAATATTGCTATTCTTTTATTAATTTTTAATTTTAATAATAATTTATAAACAACAAAAGTTACTATAGGTCCTACTATACACATAGAAAATATATTAGCTCCTAAAGAAGTAAGTCCCCCATGGGCTAAAAGTATAGCTTGAAATAATAAAACTATTGTTCCCAACACACTTACTGCCAATGGTCCAAATAATATTGCACCTAAACCTACTCCTGTCATATGAGAACAACTTCCTGTTACAGATGGAATTTTTAAAGATGAAATTACAAATATAAAAGCTCCTGACATAGCTATTAAAGTTATATTTTTTCTATTAGCTTCTATATTTTTTCCTAATCTTTTAGTTCCTAAATATAAAAATGGAATTGAAATAATACCCCAAATTATACAAAAGTTTAATGGTAAATACCCCTCCATTATATGCATTCCATAAGAATTTAAAGATATACAAAACATTAACAAACATATTATGAGAACATTTTTATCTCTCTTCACTTTTTCCTCCTAAAATATTTTTTATTTCTTTCATAGTTTTTGGAAACTTATTTTCTTTTAATAACCCTTTTAGTTGTAACTCTTCTGCCATTTCATATAATATAGGTTTTCTTAAATCAAGTTTTTGTAAAATTTCCTGATTTCTAAATATTTTTTCTGGAATGTCACTAGCAATTACTCTTCCATCTAAAAAAACTATTATTCTATCAGTAAATTTATAAGCAAAATCTATATCATGAGTTGAAATAATGAGAGTTTTCCCCTCTCTATTTAATTCCTCTAAAGTAATTTCTAATTCTTTAATACTTTTTTGGTCTAACTCTGAGGTAGGTTCATCAAAAATAATAATTTCAGGTTCCATTACCACAATGCCAGCTATAGTTAATCTTTTTTTCTCACCTCCACTTAAATAATGTGGTGGTGTCTTTAAATATTTTTCTAAATTGAATTTTTTCCCTATCTCTATTACCTTTTTTTCTACTTTAGAATTTTCTTCACCTATATTTAAAAGTCCAAAAGCTAATTCGTCAAATACTGTTGTCCCTATTATTTGACTATCAGAATTTTGAAAAACAATCCCTATATTTTTTCTTAAAAAATTTATATCTTTTTTATTTTTTTCTATTTTTTTACCTTTAAAAAAAATCTCTCCACTATCTGCTATATATACACCATTTATATTTTTAAAAAAAGTTGTCTTTCCAGAACCATTATTCCCAAGTATCGCTACTTTTTCTCCTTGAAAAATTTCTAAAGATATTCCATCTAATACTTTTTTATTTTCTTCATAGGAATATGTCAAATTTTCTGTTTTTAAAATTAT includes these proteins:
- the dapA gene encoding 4-hydroxy-tetrahydrodipicolinate synthase — encoded protein: MSIFTGSGVALVTPFTKDNQVNYKKLEELLEFHLENKTDAIVVVGTTGEASTMTEEERLEVIKFTVEKINKRIPVIAGTGSNCTKTAVEFSKKVEELGVDALLVVTPYYNKGNENGIYEHYKSIASVVKLPIILYNVPGRTGVNLSINLLKRLACIENIVAIKEASGNMSYTTEVARQVPELDIYSGNDDLTVPILSVGGKGVISVSANIIPEIIHNMVMSFLNGDIKEACRLQLGYNGLSNGMFIETNPVPVKEAMNYLGYEVGQCRLPLGEMYQENKEKLYEIIERHEVKKWS
- a CDS encoding aspartate kinase, which translates into the protein MRVVLKYGGSSVATIEKIKAIAEYVVNLKKTKYDEIIVVASAMGKTTNALIAMAKEISDSPNQRELDSLLSTGEQQTVSLLSIAINSLGQKAVSLTGYQANVKTVGVHTKSKIKNIDTEKIEEYLKDNNVVIVAGFQGINDHGDITTLGRGGSDTSAVALAASLKCECRIYTDVEGIYSVDPRLYKNAKFLDKISYEEMMEMANLGAGVMETRAVEIGKKYNIPIFVGKTLSETGGTWIMDMNDVLEDKLVTGISITKEIIVTTLSNINYSSEKIAKIFTIINEVGLNINMISQNVSNDNKAKISFSCVEGEKYLLDQAIERIKVELPCIELGYNDNLAMISIVGVGMINNSGVSGKFFSALSRAGINFYQVTTSEISVSCSIERKDINKAVEVVAEEFNL
- a CDS encoding pyridoxal phosphate-dependent aminotransferase, encoding MVINQNVAKLKYSLIRLLNEESRKYENSIDLTIGEPDILTEKGIVEDACNYALTHKLGYPPTGGGPEIRKTIADYYNKKCGCSFVADNVIVNVGASEAISSCFRALLNVDDEVIVFVPFYAGYLPMIEMCYAKPVFVDISKTDFKVTPELLEKYITDKTKIVLFCNPCNPTGNVMDYEEINNIVNYLADKDIFVVADEIYSELSFGEFTSFASFDKIKDKLIIINGFSKSHSMTGWRIGYTILPLEYRKPFLNTTLFTLSSPMAVSIAAAQSALTKYSDRSHVRKIYKERAEFMAEGLSKLGFKVVKPKGAFYIFADYSNISDLNSFDFAMDVLKEVQVALVPGISFGLEKYFRISLVSEIDRLGIALERLKTYVENHKK
- the dapD gene encoding 2,3,4,5-tetrahydropyridine-2,6-dicarboxylate N-acetyltransferase, with the protein product MNGVNTVEEIIAFIKNSTKKTPVKAYINGELNNLETSAKVFKGDGSYIIIGESTEIEKILENNKETIKDVYIENDRRNSGVPMLDIRNINARIEPGAVIRDKVTIGDNAVIMMGAVINIGAIIGDGTMIDMGAVLGGRATVGKNCHIGAGAVLAGVVEPPSATPVIVEDGVLIGANAVVIEGVRIGKGAVVGAGAVVIEDVPAGAVVTGNPAKVIKTVDEKTLEKTQLVDDLRK
- a CDS encoding 4-hydroxyphenylacetate 3-hydroxylase N-terminal domain-containing protein, which produces MGLMTREEYQNSIRARKPMNVWFLGKKIEDLTTYPVLSASFNAISKVYELQSNPNWKELITVKSHLNGEDVSIYNAPLGSPEDANRKTRAARALAEVIGCCTHRCTGSEAFAGLGPCTYDMDQDLGTNYFDRFMKFLDYVQKNDLTCTVTVTDVKGLRTLPPHKQPDRDSYVHIDEIRDDGIVISGYKCNQTGILFAHEIIIVPTTAMQPEDKDFALACAIPADSPNITFVLGRTPQDKRFFEVGGDIEGIDLGKKYADHQAMVYFDKVFVPNERVFMCGETKYVGRLLSYFTAVHRLTAGGCKAGGCSALCGAASLITEMVGVQKAGHIKTKLTEMAMVAETVYALSIASGVEGFKHPSGFWIPNPLLSHTCKYTCTKMPFDAVRYARDIIAGFGETAPSEFDMRSPEIGEICRRAFNPGNPEYDSFDRLRAVRFIEHMVRGSNWTAMALHGGGNQEASTVMARSFTDWKHLQNIAKSACGITKDESKNDEIIDDIGRRNGRICTIGDLPRSEK
- a CDS encoding M20 family metallopeptidase, with amino-acid sequence MNNLILNNIDKFNDWFIKVRRDLHKIPELDFDLPKTTKYISSTLDELNINYKTNIGKSGIVADIPGKDSTITIALRGDIDALPILENNDFEFKSEHVGKMHACGHDVHNTVLLGVAKILSEIKDEIPCNIRLIFQPAEETTGGALPMIEEGVLENVNAIFGLHVDPFVNVGSIGIKYGPMFASSCGVKIKVIGKSTHGAFPSEGVDAIVTTAQIISSIQSIVSRNTDARDSVVITFGTIKGGTKENIVAGEVEVTGILRTLSTESREYNKQRIKEMSEFVAKGYGATAIVNFRNSYNALINHDEYVDIVKEVGNEVLGKENVITKKYSEMGAEDFSYYLERVPGAFFYLGVRNESIGACEPLHNDKFMIDENAIKIGVKIQIANIFKAYENLKNNLK
- the dapB gene encoding 4-hydroxy-tetrahydrodipicolinate reductase produces the protein MELIIHGTGAMGTVVSDLASQDKEIKITGFADELTIEKGDVIIDFSHFSRLESLLNYSEKNRIPLVIATTGYSDEVLEKIKETSKKIPILISSNMSLGVNLMQDILERIVPILYGNYDIELIEKHHNKKVDSPSGTAKTMLEVIEKGCSEKMERVYGREGIKKREENEIGVHVVRGGTIVGEHSVLFCGNDEIIEIKHTALSKKIFGIGAIKASKFLVGKEPGLYSMKDIFSNL
- a CDS encoding energy-coupling factor ABC transporter permease, encoding MKRDKNVLIICLLMFCISLNSYGMHIMEGYLPLNFCIIWGIISIPFLYLGTKRLGKNIEANRKNITLIAMSGAFIFVISSLKIPSVTGSCSHMTGVGLGAILFGPLAVSVLGTIVLLFQAILLAHGGLTSLGANIFSMCIVGPIVTFVVYKLLLKLKINKRIAIFFGAMLGDLITYCVTSLQLGLAFPSTEGGFLVSSIKFLGVFAPTQLPLAIIEGILTVIIIIGLENYARKELKNIGF
- a CDS encoding energy-coupling factor ABC transporter substrate-binding protein, with translation MKKDKKIVITLLIIVILIVFSPIFILKNAEFGGSDNAGSIMIENINNEYEPWFTPILEKAIGGELPGEVESLFFCLQTAIGVGIIAFYMGRMYERKRLGKEEEDL
- a CDS encoding aspartate-semialdehyde dehydrogenase; its protein translation is MRVAIVGATGLVGSTFLKVLEERDLGITELYLFASARSAGKKITFRGKEYTVEELTENSFDRGIDIALFSAGGDISKKYAPIAASKGCLVVDNSSAWRMDPEVPLVVPEVNKEAAFTNHGIIANPNCSTIQCMAPLKALAEKYGLKRVIYNTYQAVSGTGQKGVEDLQNGLKGLAPKVYPHQIVNNCLPHIDVFMDNGYTKEEIKMINETRKILELPDLPVTATCVRVPVINSHSVSITAELNSEFDIEEVKKVIGEYEGIILVDNPKNNEYPLATEASGQDKVLVGRIRRDFSTENSVNLWTVADNIRKGAATNAVQIAELFRDIKNKLA